CGGTGACGACCTGTATGTACGCGTCCACGTACAGCCGGGTGCCAAGATCGATGCCATCGGCGGATGCCACGGCGATGCCCTCAAAATTCGCCTGCGTGCCCGGCCCGTGGATGGCGCTGCCAATACTGCCCTTTCGGCTTTGCTCTGTGCTACCCTGCGCCTGAAAAGACAGCAGATCACTTTGGTGCAGGGGGAGAG
This sequence is a window from Acidithiobacillus ferridurans. Protein-coding genes within it:
- a CDS encoding DUF167 domain-containing protein, with translation MTSSETRPPYLRADGDDLYVRVHVQPGAKIDAIGGCHGDALKIRLRARPVDGAANTALSALLCATLRLKRQQITLVQGESARDKVLRISAAPTHVQTQLRKYAESAHSPALDREDR